Below is a window of Arthrobacter sp. SLBN-112 DNA.
CAGTTTGAGTTCGTACTTTTCACCGCCTACGACGACGGTGTGCCCGGCGTTGTTGCCGCCGTTGGGCTTGACGACGTAATCAACACGGCCGCCCAGAAGGTCGGTGGCCTTGCCTTTTCCTTCGTCGCCCCACTGGGCTCCTACGATCACAATTGCTGGCATGGGATCCTCCCCCATTCGTTCGGGCTGCCCGGGTCCGGCCGCGGGGAGCGGACCTGCGCAGCGCCGTTCATGAGAATGCCCCGAACAGACCGGCCTTCGCCGGACCGCAAGGCGGCGCAGCGACGCAAGAGTTCCGGGGCTCTTACCACCCAAGTTTAGCGGATCAGGCACTTTGTCCACTCGATGGGCCCGCCGCGGCCCCGCAATGGCGGTCCGCCACATTCTGAACCGCATTTGCCCCTGACCACGCTCCTGGATTTAAGTGGGAGTGGACCATCCGGAGCGGCTGAGAGACCTGGCTCAATGACGCCGCAGCAACCACGGCCCGGCAGGAAAGCTGCCGGCCGAAGGTGCTACTGCCAGGACCGATGGAAGGAAGATTCCAGCATGCCCCTGAACACCGACCACATTCGCGCCACCCACGCCGGGTCCTTGCCCCGCACCCCTGAACTCATCGCGGCCAACACCGCAAAAGAATCCGACGGCATCACTCCGGCGTTCCTGGAGCTCCTGGAGAACTCCGTTGTGGACGTGGTCCAGCGCCAGAAGGACCTGGGAGTCGACATCCCCAACGACGGCGAGTACGGGCACACGATGTCCAACTCCGTTGATTACGGGGCCTGGTGGAACTACTCCTTTGCCCGGCTCGGCGGCCTGGAGCCAACCAACGTGGACCGCTGGGCAGAAGCCGATGTCCGGCGTTCCTCCCCCGGAAACGTTGTCCTGACGTCATTCCCCGACCGGCGCGACCGGCAGGCGTTCAATGAGGCATACAACGACCCCTCCTCAGGGATCCTGGCGCACCGGAAGAGCGTGTCCCAGCCCAAGATCGCCGGGCCCCTGACCTACACCGGCCATGACCTGGTGGCCTCGGACATCAAGAACCTGAAGACCGGGCTCGCCGCGGCCGGCCTCGCTGAGGGATTCGTGGCCTCGCTCTCCCCCGGTTCCTGCGCCCGCGTAGCCAACGAGTACTACAAGAGCGATGAGGAACTTGTCTACGCCTGCGCCGATGCCATGCGCGAGGAATACAAGGCCATCATCGACGCCGGCCTGACGGTCCAGCTCGACGATCCGTCCCTGGCCGAAAGCTGGGACCAGATCAACCCGGAGCCGTCCCTGGAGGACTACCTGAAGTTCATCCAGCTGCGTGTGGAGGCCACCAACTGGGCGTTGCGGGACCTCCCGCAGGAACAGATCCGCTTGCACGTTTGCTGGGGCTCCTGGCACGGCCCGCACACCACGGACATCCCGCTCGCTGACATCATCGGCTCCGTACTTCAGGTCAATGCCGGCGCGTACTCCTTCGAGGCCGCCAATGTCCGGCACGAACACGAATGGCGGGTATGGGAAGAGACCACACTTCCCGAGGGCAAAGTGATCATCCCCGGCGTCGTCTCGCACGCCACCAATGTGGTGGAGCACCCGGACGTGGTGGCGGACCGCATTGTCCGTTTTGCCGAGCTGGTGGGCCGGGAAAGCGTCATCGCATCGACCGACTGCGGCCTGGGCGGCAGGGTGCACCCGCAGATCGCGTACGCCAAACTGGAGGCTCTTGGCGAGGGTGCTCGCCGCGCCACGAAGCGCCTCTGGTAGCTTTCCTCCCGTTCCGGACACGACCGCCGGTCCAATGCGCCACGAATGAGGTGCGCTGGACCGGCGTTTCGTTTCCCCGGGCTTGGTAAACTTACAGAGGCCGACCCGGAATCGGCCCACCCCAACTAACCACCGTTGATGAGCCGCGCCGGCGTGCGCCCATTTTCACCGGTGGACGCAACATCAATCCCCGCAGGAGAACCAGCCCTTCATGACCGCACTGGCCCCCGAAACATTCCACGAACAGCTCATGAGCCGCCGCTACGAAGACAGCGTTGCCGCTGTCAACGAGCTGTGTGATTCCCTGCAGGAAGCAAAGCCCGGAACCGTGGTGCCCTACGTGGACCCAATGCACGATGTTGAGGAATGCCGCATCATCAGCCTGTACTCCAACATTGGCGAGATGGACCCGTCCGGTTTCATCACCGCCGGTGACCAGGACGCCGCTACCCGCATGCTCGGCATCCAGTGGAAGCTGGGCCTGCGCCCGGAATTCGTGATGCCCTGGAACGTGCACCCGTGGCACGTCCCAGGCGTTGCCAACGGCAAATTCACCCCGGACCAGGTGCAGGCAGGTTTGAAGCCGCTGCTGAAGTTCCTGGCCCTCGTCCCGCGCGCCTCGGTGATCGTGGCGCACGGCACCGAGGCCAACCGCCTGGCAAACCTGCTGCTGAAGACCGAAGTCCCCTTGCTGTGGCGCCGCGGCCTGAAGACCTACAAGGTCCGTTCCCTGAGCGGACGCGCCTTCGCAGGCTCCCCGGCGCGCCAGGAGGAGTTCCTGGAGGACATGCGGACGGCCTACGCGGACGCCATGGCACGCACGGGCATCGCGAACGTGGCATAGCCAACAGCTTCAAACAGACGACGGCGGGTTGTCACCTTTCCAAAGAAAGGTGACCACCCGCCGTCGGGCGTTTAAAGCCTGGGAATCTTTAGGTGCCCTCGATGGCTGCTTTGGCTGCGGGATCGGAGTCGTTCAGGAACTTTTCGATCCGTTCC
It encodes the following:
- a CDS encoding cobalamin-independent methionine synthase II family protein — its product is MPLNTDHIRATHAGSLPRTPELIAANTAKESDGITPAFLELLENSVVDVVQRQKDLGVDIPNDGEYGHTMSNSVDYGAWWNYSFARLGGLEPTNVDRWAEADVRRSSPGNVVLTSFPDRRDRQAFNEAYNDPSSGILAHRKSVSQPKIAGPLTYTGHDLVASDIKNLKTGLAAAGLAEGFVASLSPGSCARVANEYYKSDEELVYACADAMREEYKAIIDAGLTVQLDDPSLAESWDQINPEPSLEDYLKFIQLRVEATNWALRDLPQEQIRLHVCWGSWHGPHTTDIPLADIIGSVLQVNAGAYSFEAANVRHEHEWRVWEETTLPEGKVIIPGVVSHATNVVEHPDVVADRIVRFAELVGRESVIASTDCGLGGRVHPQIAYAKLEALGEGARRATKRLW
- a CDS encoding uracil-DNA glycosylase gives rise to the protein MTALAPETFHEQLMSRRYEDSVAAVNELCDSLQEAKPGTVVPYVDPMHDVEECRIISLYSNIGEMDPSGFITAGDQDAATRMLGIQWKLGLRPEFVMPWNVHPWHVPGVANGKFTPDQVQAGLKPLLKFLALVPRASVIVAHGTEANRLANLLLKTEVPLLWRRGLKTYKVRSLSGRAFAGSPARQEEFLEDMRTAYADAMARTGIANVA